DNA from Bacteroidota bacterium:
TTTGCCGGGAACATGAAATAAAATCCTACCTGACGTTGAATATCATTATTTATGACAAGGATATTCAACAGATGAAAGATGTGGTCGACAGGGCTAAGGCTTCAGGTATTTCTGCCATTATTGCAAGCGATATTGCTGTAATAAATTATGCAAGAGAGCAGGATGTGGAAATTCATATTTCCACCCAGGCGAATGTATGCAACATAGAGGCAGTTAAGTTTTATTCACGGTTTGCTGATGTGATGGTTCTTGCCAGGGAATTAAATCTCGACCAGGTATGCAGAATTCATGAAGCCATAGAAAAAGAAGGGATCAAAGGCCCGTCTGGAAATTTAGTGCGGATAGAAATGTTTGTTCACGGTGCACTTTGCCAGGCCGTATCAGGGAAATGTTATCTCAGCCTGCATGAGAAAAACTATTCGGCCAACCGGGGTAAATGCCTGCAAACCTGTAGGAAAGCTTATATTGTTACCGACAAGGAAACAGGTTATGAACTGGAAATTGATAATGAATACATCATGTCGCCTAAGGATCTTTGTACCATCCATTTTTTAAATAAGATGGTTGATGCAGGAGTAAGGGTGATGAAGGTTGAGGGTAGGGCTAGAG
Protein-coding regions in this window:
- a CDS encoding U32 family peptidase, producing CREHEIKSYLTLNIIIYDKDIQQMKDVVDRAKASGISAIIASDIAVINYAREQDVEIHISTQANVCNIEAVKFYSRFADVMVLARELNLDQVCRIHEAIEKEGIKGPSGNLVRIEMFVHGALCQAVSGKCYLSLHEKNYSANRGKCLQTCRKAYIVTDKETGYELEIDNEYIMSPKDLCTIHFLNKMVDAGVRVMKVEGRARGPEYVKTTVCCYHDALNSIADGTYTPEKIEKWKQELSTVFNRGFWDGYYLGQKLGEWSNVYGSKATKRKVYLGKGTNYFSKLKVAEFYMETGTLKNGDEILIIGPTTGVIQTTVKEIRVDLENVNEVSKGKSFSIPLDSLVRRSDKLYKLVDSRKVTLQ